One window from the genome of Bacteroidota bacterium encodes:
- the mraY gene encoding phospho-N-acetylmuramoyl-pentapeptide-transferase: MLYYLLDYLNKTFNPPGLDMIKFLTFRSAIAAITGLFMAFYFAPKIIKALQKHQIGEKIKDFGPQSHLSKAGTPTMGGLIILVCVFIPVILWGDLKSTYIWLLLLGTLLLGGVGFLDDYLKVVKKMRNGLIARYKLAGQVSVGLLVGAVMYFSPEFADVQGLTTIPFFKDLNLDLSYLYIPAIIFIITATSNAVNLTDGLDGLAIGLTIIAMLALGLISYISGNAIYSDYLNILYLPGSGELTVFIAALIGAGLGFLWFNFYPAQVFMGDTGSLALGGALGIISVMVRKELLLPFLAGVFFFETISVIIQTSYFKYTKKKTGTGKRVFKMAPIHHHFEEIGWAEPKIVVRFYIIGIILAIISLTSFKIR, encoded by the coding sequence ATGCTTTATTATTTACTGGATTACCTGAACAAAACTTTTAATCCTCCCGGTCTGGACATGATTAAATTTCTGACTTTCAGATCAGCAATTGCAGCCATTACGGGGCTTTTCATGGCATTTTATTTTGCTCCGAAAATTATAAAGGCACTGCAAAAGCATCAGATTGGCGAGAAAATAAAGGATTTTGGTCCACAGTCGCATCTCAGTAAAGCCGGTACACCAACCATGGGCGGGCTGATTATTCTGGTATGTGTGTTTATTCCTGTGATACTTTGGGGAGATTTGAAAAGCACCTACATCTGGCTGTTGTTGCTGGGGACGCTTTTGCTCGGCGGTGTAGGATTTCTGGATGACTACTTAAAAGTAGTAAAGAAAATGCGAAACGGACTGATTGCCCGTTATAAACTTGCAGGTCAGGTTTCAGTCGGGTTGCTTGTCGGTGCTGTAATGTATTTTTCACCCGAGTTTGCTGATGTGCAGGGACTGACGACCATCCCTTTCTTTAAGGATTTAAATCTTGATTTGTCGTATCTCTACATTCCGGCGATCATTTTTATTATCACAGCCACCTCAAATGCAGTCAATCTTACGGATGGACTCGACGGACTGGCAATCGGTTTGACAATAATTGCGATGCTGGCACTCGGTCTGATAAGCTACATCTCGGGGAATGCGATTTACTCCGATTATTTGAATATCCTTTATCTGCCGGGTTCAGGTGAGCTGACAGTCTTTATAGCGGCTCTTATCGGAGCGGGCCTGGGCTTTTTATGGTTCAATTTTTATCCCGCACAGGTATTCATGGGAGACACGGGGAGTCTTGCACTCGGTGGTGCTTTGGGAATTATTTCAGTCATGGTACGCAAAGAACTTCTGCTTCCGTTTCTTGCCGGTGTGTTTTTCTTCGAGACCATCTCGGTAATTATCCAGACATCATATTTCAAATACACGAAGAAAAAAACAGGAACTGGAAAAAGAGTTTTCAAGATGGCACCAATTCACCATCATTTTGAAGAAATTGGATGGGCAGAACCTAAAATAGTCGTCAGATTCTATATAATTGGAATCATTCTGGCGATCATCAGTTTAACATCGTTTAAGATCAGGTAA
- a CDS encoding FtsW/RodA/SpoVE family cell cycle protein, which yields MKFYAFMILIVSIALVLFGSMLVLSASSTFSDMKFDNPQHLFWGHIGKAIGGIVIMLILMLVDYHWYKKYSKWVLIGGIGLLIMTFMFAPSIKGSLRSISIAGVSFQPVELVKLALFIHLAAMLEKVGDDITDLKKGVINPMIWIMTVAGLVFLQPNVSNGVLILAIGITVLFVAGIQSKHFLSFAASAATLALAYALIRPHSLKRIASHVGAVFGNGDFHPQVLQSLYGLGSGGFFGVGLGNSAQRNLFLPEAYGDFIFAIVGEEAGLLGTVLVLLGYGTILVFGILIAKNAKDKFGKLLAFSISFSIALYAFVNAAVAIGVFPVTGLPLPLISHGGTAIIIVCASLGILLNIGWTAVPKEAKVKEPKEAKTWQEQTV from the coding sequence TTGAAATTTTATGCCTTCATGATTCTGATAGTATCGATAGCACTGGTCCTTTTTGGATCCATGCTCGTTCTTAGTGCAAGCAGCACCTTTTCAGACATGAAGTTTGACAATCCCCAGCATCTGTTTTGGGGACACATTGGCAAGGCAATCGGTGGCATCGTGATAATGCTGATTTTGATGCTTGTTGATTATCACTGGTACAAAAAATACAGCAAATGGGTGCTAATCGGGGGAATCGGACTGCTGATAATGACATTCATGTTTGCTCCGTCGATCAAGGGATCACTCAGATCAATCAGTATTGCAGGTGTGTCATTTCAACCCGTGGAACTTGTGAAGCTCGCACTTTTCATCCACTTGGCTGCAATGCTTGAAAAAGTCGGAGACGACATCACTGATTTGAAAAAGGGGGTCATCAATCCAATGATCTGGATTATGACAGTAGCGGGTCTTGTTTTTCTTCAGCCCAATGTCAGTAACGGTGTTCTGATTCTTGCGATCGGGATTACCGTACTTTTTGTTGCAGGCATCCAGAGCAAACACTTTTTGTCGTTTGCTGCCTCGGCTGCCACACTGGCTCTTGCCTATGCACTCATAAGACCTCACTCTTTGAAGAGGATTGCTTCGCATGTTGGTGCGGTGTTTGGAAACGGGGATTTTCATCCACAGGTACTGCAGTCACTTTATGGACTTGGAAGCGGTGGTTTTTTTGGAGTGGGATTGGGAAACAGTGCACAGAGAAATCTGTTTCTGCCCGAAGCTTATGGAGATTTTATTTTTGCAATCGTGGGTGAGGAAGCGGGTCTTTTGGGCACAGTGCTTGTGTTGCTTGGCTACGGTACAATTCTGGTTTTCGGAATACTTATCGCCAAAAACGCAAAAGACAAATTTGGAAAACTTCTCGCGTTTTCAATTTCATTTTCCATTGCACTTTACGCTTTCGTAAATGCAGCCGTGGCAATTGGTGTATTTCCCGTTACGGGTCTGCCGCTGCCGCTAATAAGTCACGGTGGAACAGCGATTATTATTGTATGTGCATCACTTGGCATTCTCCTTAATATCGGCTGGACAGCAGTTCCCAAAGAAGCCAAAGTAAAGGAACCAAAAGAAGCCAAAACCTGGCAGGAACAGACAGTATGA
- the ftsA gene encoding cell division protein FtsA produces the protein MKNEIITGLDIGSTKVRAVIAEKIDRNRFKILGSGEADCDGLLKGEVSNIISTAESIKNAIKAAEAEAEVEATNIVTGISGENLSSIRSRNYVSITNDEQVVTVDDLRRLKSDIQSISFSKDMTILHILHEEFFVDRQGSVSKPLGVACSRLEAANYVVMGSSGAIHNIRKAVKKAGYEVSDLKMQSLASASAVLEPAEKDLGILMIDIGSGCTDVLIYQGNAIRFSRVFGIAGNRVTLDIKEFLSVIEEEAELLKLDYGYATESAIIKDDLITVKGVGPRPSTKIPVSLLTQIIKSRVAELFKMINNELEKADVKNKIRAGIVITGGGAWLKGITDLAEQVFGAPARIGLPDESHFEGEFGKLNKPDYSSVLGLLLPIEEDFSSDDEGEEPKKKKGFFTRNKAEKPVKQDSKTKSRSKFKDFLSQIKSQFDDL, from the coding sequence ATGAAAAACGAGATAATAACAGGGCTTGACATCGGTTCTACCAAAGTTCGTGCCGTAATAGCCGAAAAAATTGACCGAAACAGGTTCAAGATTCTTGGTAGTGGCGAGGCAGATTGTGACGGATTGCTCAAAGGAGAAGTAAGTAACATCATCAGCACCGCAGAATCGATTAAAAATGCCATAAAAGCGGCAGAAGCTGAAGCTGAGGTGGAAGCGACCAACATAGTGACCGGTATTTCCGGTGAAAATCTGAGCAGTATAAGGTCGAGAAACTATGTAAGCATTACAAACGATGAGCAGGTTGTAACGGTTGACGATCTTCGCCGCCTGAAATCGGACATACAGAGCATTTCATTTTCGAAGGATATGACGATACTCCATATTCTTCACGAAGAATTTTTTGTTGACAGGCAGGGAAGTGTTTCCAAACCGCTGGGAGTTGCATGCTCAAGACTGGAAGCAGCAAATTATGTGGTGATGGGTTCTTCAGGAGCTATCCATAATATTCGAAAAGCGGTTAAAAAAGCCGGATATGAGGTCTCTGACCTGAAGATGCAGTCACTTGCTTCAGCCTCGGCAGTACTCGAACCTGCGGAAAAGGATCTTGGAATCCTGATGATCGATATCGGATCGGGATGCACAGATGTACTTATTTATCAGGGGAATGCGATACGGTTTTCGAGAGTTTTTGGCATCGCAGGTAACCGCGTTACCCTCGATATCAAAGAGTTTTTAAGCGTTATTGAGGAAGAAGCCGAGTTGTTGAAACTGGATTACGGATATGCGACCGAGTCCGCAATTATAAAAGACGATCTGATCACAGTGAAGGGTGTGGGTCCCAGACCAAGCACCAAGATACCTGTAAGTCTGCTCACACAAATAATAAAAAGCAGAGTGGCAGAACTCTTTAAAATGATTAACAACGAACTTGAAAAAGCTGATGTAAAGAACAAGATCAGGGCGGGAATTGTAATCACCGGTGGTGGAGCATGGTTAAAAGGAATAACCGATCTGGCGGAGCAGGTTTTTGGTGCTCCCGCAAGAATAGGGCTTCCTGATGAGAGTCATTTCGAGGGAGAATTCGGAAAGCTGAACAAACCCGATTATTCATCTGTTCTCGGACTTCTTTTGCCGATCGAGGAAGATTTTTCTTCGGACGATGAAGGCGAGGAACCGAAGAAAAAGAAGGGATTCTTCACCAGAAACAAAGCCGAAAAACCCGTGAAACAAGACTCGAAGACAAAAAGCAGGAGCAAATTCAAAGATTTTCTCTCTCAAATAAAAAGTCAGTTTGATGATCTCTAA
- the ftsZ gene encoding cell division protein FtsZ: protein MPFATLETQVPVLRANLKVVGVGGGGCNAINSMIKQGISGVEFIAINTDAQSLDSNLATKKITVGTKITKGLGAGANPEVGKAAAEEDRARIEEALVGANMVFITAGMGGGTGTGAAPIVAQIAKQNGALVVSIVTKPFNYEGPTRKKNAESGLVELKKHVDSLIIIKNSKLHELLDKNLPAFSGYDKPNEILYEATKGIAEIITFEGKINVDFADVKTVMESSGMALMGTGTATGDNRAIEAAQKAISSPLLEGMDIRGAKAMLVNITASSNLTMHEVEEGMATILEATGEDVNVIFGLVEKEEMKDYVSFTVIATGFDSAVAKPTSNPEMIRTAVQNPVVAMPAAPVVPQVETSRAPQMPQVQINSDDINIPAILRDGRLGVTTGVPEQKTFSFSETRKENINELKFKSNPNSVPKEEEEDRSAAFLRNIMD, encoded by the coding sequence ATGCCATTTGCAACATTAGAAACACAAGTACCAGTTCTGCGCGCCAATCTTAAAGTAGTCGGTGTCGGTGGTGGAGGATGCAACGCAATAAATTCCATGATCAAACAGGGAATTTCAGGCGTCGAGTTCATCGCCATCAACACGGATGCTCAGAGCCTTGACTCAAATCTTGCCACAAAGAAGATAACTGTTGGAACCAAGATCACCAAAGGTCTTGGCGCCGGAGCGAATCCTGAAGTCGGGAAAGCTGCCGCTGAGGAAGACCGTGCCCGGATTGAGGAGGCACTCGTCGGAGCCAACATGGTTTTCATTACGGCAGGAATGGGCGGTGGCACCGGAACGGGTGCTGCACCGATCGTGGCTCAGATAGCGAAGCAAAACGGTGCACTTGTTGTTTCGATTGTTACCAAACCATTCAACTACGAAGGACCGACCAGAAAGAAAAATGCCGAGTCGGGTTTGGTGGAATTGAAGAAGCATGTTGACAGTTTGATCATCATCAAAAACTCAAAGCTGCACGAGCTGCTGGATAAAAATCTTCCCGCTTTTTCAGGCTATGACAAGCCAAACGAAATTTTGTACGAAGCGACAAAAGGAATCGCAGAGATCATCACTTTCGAAGGAAAGATAAATGTCGACTTTGCAGATGTAAAGACCGTTATGGAATCGAGCGGAATGGCTCTTATGGGTACCGGAACCGCCACGGGTGATAACCGTGCAATAGAAGCTGCACAGAAAGCAATTTCAAGTCCGCTTCTCGAAGGCATGGATATCAGAGGTGCCAAGGCGATGCTTGTAAATATCACTGCATCCTCGAATTTGACCATGCACGAAGTGGAAGAGGGGATGGCCACCATACTTGAAGCCACAGGCGAAGATGTTAATGTAATTTTTGGGCTGGTGGAAAAAGAAGAGATGAAGGATTATGTTTCATTTACAGTAATTGCCACAGGATTTGATTCAGCAGTTGCAAAACCGACCAGCAATCCCGAGATGATCCGTACAGCGGTTCAGAACCCCGTGGTTGCAATGCCCGCAGCCCCTGTTGTCCCACAGGTGGAGACTTCAAGGGCGCCACAGATGCCACAGGTTCAAATCAACAGTGATGATATCAATATTCCTGCGATACTTCGTGACGGCAGACTGGGTGTTACAACAGGTGTTCCCGAGCAGAAAACCTTCAGTTTCTCTGAAACACGAAAAGAGAATATCAATGAACTTAAGTTCAAGAGCAATCCGAATTCAGTACCGAAAGAGGAAGAAGAAGACAGAAGTGCTGCATTTCTGCGTAATATAATGGACTGA
- the murC gene encoding UDP-N-acetylmuramate--L-alanine ligase produces MFSKFTKVHFVGIGGIGMSSIAEILISKGFEVSGSDKNKSDITERLESIGATVYEGHSASNIKDVDVVVYSSAVVESNPEVQEAIHRNIPVIKRSEMLAETMRMQKYGIGIAGTHGKTTTTSMTGLVLTEAGIDPTIIVGGKLSGLGGTNARLGAGDFIVVEADEFDRTFLKLMPAIAAITTLEREHLDTYRDLDDIKGAFIEFANKVPFYGFVVLCMDEPALLDIRPYINKRVITYGITPQADLRAVNIVHDGYKTKYTVVYNKKVLGDITIKVPGLHNVKNSLVAVTIALELEVPFDVIKTALERFNGVYRRFEVKYDKEIMVVDDYGHHPTETTATLEGIRAGWQRRLVSVFQPHLYSRTRDFYQEFGRSFLNSDIFICTDIYPAREEPVEGVTGQLVADAARKMGHKNVIYVPNKEDVPAVLQKITEPEDIVVTLGAGDIWKYGEKFVELYTSGQK; encoded by the coding sequence ATGTTTTCAAAATTTACTAAAGTGCATTTTGTTGGTATCGGTGGAATCGGAATGAGCAGCATCGCGGAGATTCTGATTTCGAAGGGATTTGAGGTTTCGGGTTCCGACAAAAATAAAAGTGACATTACAGAAAGACTTGAATCAATCGGTGCTACAGTCTATGAGGGACACAGTGCATCCAATATCAAAGATGTGGATGTGGTAGTCTATTCTTCTGCCGTAGTGGAATCGAATCCCGAAGTTCAGGAAGCAATTCACAGAAATATTCCTGTGATTAAAAGATCTGAAATGCTCGCCGAAACTATGAGAATGCAAAAATATGGCATCGGAATCGCCGGTACACACGGTAAAACAACCACCACTTCAATGACAGGACTTGTGCTCACTGAAGCCGGGATTGACCCTACCATCATAGTTGGTGGCAAACTTTCAGGTCTTGGCGGAACAAACGCACGACTCGGAGCAGGTGACTTCATCGTGGTTGAAGCCGACGAATTCGACAGGACTTTTTTGAAATTAATGCCGGCAATAGCAGCCATTACAACTCTCGAAAGGGAGCACCTTGATACCTACAGAGATCTTGATGATATCAAAGGTGCATTTATTGAGTTTGCAAACAAGGTGCCTTTCTACGGATTTGTTGTTCTGTGTATGGATGAACCTGCACTTTTGGATATCAGACCATACATCAACAAAAGAGTTATTACCTACGGCATCACACCGCAGGCGGACCTTCGTGCAGTTAACATCGTGCATGACGGTTACAAAACAAAATATACGGTTGTTTACAACAAAAAAGTGCTTGGCGATATAACCATTAAGGTACCGGGACTGCATAATGTTAAAAATTCACTTGTTGCGGTAACCATCGCTCTTGAACTGGAAGTCCCTTTTGATGTTATTAAAACTGCCTTGGAGCGTTTTAACGGAGTTTACCGTCGTTTTGAAGTGAAATATGACAAGGAAATTATGGTAGTTGATGATTACGGACATCATCCTACTGAGACAACTGCCACATTGGAAGGAATCAGAGCCGGCTGGCAAAGACGACTCGTTTCAGTTTTTCAGCCACACCTCTATTCAAGAACGCGTGATTTTTATCAGGAATTCGGCAGGTCTTTCCTCAACTCTGATATTTTCATTTGTACCGATATATACCCCGCCCGGGAAGAACCCGTTGAAGGGGTGACAGGTCAACTGGTCGCAGATGCTGCCAGGAAAATGGGACACAAAAATGTTATCTATGTTCCAAACAAAGAGGATGTACCGGCTGTACTTCAGAAAATTACAGAACCCGAAGATATAGTGGTTACTCTTGGAGCGGGCGACATCTGGAAGTATGGTGAAAAATTTGTTGAACTGTACACTTCCGGTCAGAAATAA
- the murD gene encoding UDP-N-acetylmuramoyl-L-alanine--D-glutamate ligase, protein MTSYKGMKISIIGAARSGEAAAYLAAKSGAIPFVSDSGAPEKTADVTSRLKSAGIEFETGSNSERVFDCDLMIVSPGVPLESAVILEGKKRNIRMISEIEFAASLCKGKIYAITGTNGKTTTTSLLYHIFSLSGKKSFSAGNIGIAFSEIALECDEESLVALEVSSFQLDLIEKFKPNGAAILNITPDHLNRYENRFENYISSKYRIVENQTGSDISLYNADDEVLKENGYKGASLRFFSTKKEVENGTYLSHPRLVTRIGGNFICSFEINDLQIKGEHNLANAAAAITMAIDAGIDKKVIEEALKSFKAVEHRLEPVPSGDGIVYINDSKATNVDSVVYALRSFDSPVFLILGGLDKGNNYDLIHDLVQKNVKKIYAIGDSASKIYDYFSKIVEVEIVGSLQDCVKKGHAEAEKGEVVLLSPACASFDMFKSYEHRGEVFKSAVKEIAG, encoded by the coding sequence GTGACAAGTTACAAAGGAATGAAAATCTCAATTATCGGAGCTGCAAGAAGTGGTGAGGCGGCGGCATATCTGGCTGCAAAGTCGGGTGCAATTCCTTTCGTCAGTGACAGCGGAGCACCTGAAAAAACTGCTGATGTCACCTCCAGGTTGAAATCTGCGGGAATCGAATTTGAAACGGGAAGCAACAGTGAGAGAGTTTTTGATTGTGATTTGATGATTGTATCGCCCGGCGTGCCGCTCGAATCGGCAGTTATTCTCGAGGGGAAAAAGAGAAACATCAGGATGATCAGCGAGATTGAATTTGCAGCATCATTATGCAAAGGAAAAATTTACGCAATCACCGGCACAAACGGAAAAACCACAACCACTTCCCTGTTGTACCATATCTTTTCTCTTTCCGGCAAAAAATCTTTTTCAGCGGGGAATATCGGCATAGCATTTTCGGAAATAGCTCTCGAATGCGATGAAGAGAGTCTGGTGGCTCTTGAGGTCTCCAGTTTTCAACTGGATCTGATTGAAAAATTCAAACCAAACGGGGCTGCAATTCTGAATATCACGCCGGATCATCTGAACAGGTATGAAAACAGGTTCGAAAATTACATTTCCTCGAAATACCGGATTGTGGAGAATCAGACCGGAAGCGATATTTCATTATATAATGCTGACGATGAAGTTTTGAAGGAAAATGGTTACAAGGGTGCATCGCTCAGATTTTTTTCCACAAAAAAGGAAGTGGAAAACGGTACTTATCTTTCGCATCCGCGACTGGTCACAAGAATTGGCGGAAATTTTATCTGCTCATTTGAAATTAACGACCTGCAGATCAAAGGTGAGCACAATCTCGCAAATGCTGCCGCGGCAATTACGATGGCGATAGATGCCGGTATTGACAAAAAAGTAATTGAAGAGGCTCTGAAGTCGTTTAAGGCTGTTGAACACAGACTGGAACCCGTTCCCTCCGGTGATGGAATAGTGTATATCAACGATTCCAAAGCGACTAATGTCGACTCGGTTGTTTACGCTCTTAGAAGCTTTGATTCCCCGGTTTTTCTGATACTTGGCGGACTTGATAAAGGGAACAACTACGATTTGATCCATGATCTTGTCCAAAAAAATGTCAAAAAGATCTATGCGATTGGTGACTCTGCATCAAAAATATATGACTATTTCTCAAAAATTGTCGAAGTCGAAATCGTTGGAAGTCTGCAAGACTGTGTGAAAAAGGGACATGCAGAAGCCGAAAAAGGGGAAGTGGTGCTTCTCTCCCCGGCGTGTGCAAGTTTTGACATGTTCAAGAGCTATGAACACCGCGGTGAAGTTTTTAAATCTGCAGTGAAGGAGATTGCCGGTTGA
- a CDS encoding UDP-N-acetylmuramoyl-tripeptide--D-alanyl-D-alanine ligase, with translation MITVKDILEASNREFKSANIDENTHFSSVVIDSRKVTHGCLFIAIKGDKFDGHDFISEVLEKGAGCVVVKKSRYAPGARSGAPVIGAPDTVGALGSIAGAWRAKLGATVIGITGSNGKTTTKDMVATLLRTKYPTVATVANNNNHIGVPLTLLDANRDTRFVVCETGTNHFGEIRYSANIAQPDIATITNIGDSHLEFLINRKGVRKEKEALLEVTAARGGKVILNCDDPFLKRMIREYPDATKISMKNRMDVSGTVLNYSESGLPVMKIEAGNNSVRFELPLYGKKNCDNALMASAIALECGMTLQEIGEAFSLVKAPKGRMNRSTLDGFDVIDDTYNANPESMKSAFEAMKKDIIHERKIVILGDMFELGENAVQMHIDLVHSLKKGRIKTLFLTGKNMKHLHSAAKAEGINSTYFTSKEKMIEYLRNYEFRNSLVLVKGSRGMQMEVIVNFLKEKGN, from the coding sequence ATGATCACAGTAAAAGATATTCTTGAAGCAAGCAACCGTGAATTCAAATCTGCGAATATTGATGAAAATACGCATTTTTCATCCGTTGTGATTGATTCAAGGAAGGTTACTCATGGTTGTCTTTTTATCGCGATTAAGGGAGATAAGTTCGACGGTCACGATTTTATAAGTGAGGTTCTTGAAAAGGGAGCAGGTTGTGTAGTTGTGAAAAAGTCACGCTATGCTCCGGGGGCACGGTCTGGTGCTCCCGTTATCGGTGCTCCCGACACCGTGGGAGCATTAGGGAGCATTGCGGGAGCATGGAGAGCAAAGCTTGGTGCCACCGTAATCGGGATTACCGGAAGCAATGGTAAAACAACTACCAAGGATATGGTGGCAACACTTCTTCGGACGAAATATCCGACAGTAGCCACAGTGGCTAATAACAACAATCACATCGGCGTACCGCTTACTTTGCTTGATGCAAACAGGGACACACGGTTTGTGGTTTGTGAGACAGGCACAAATCATTTCGGGGAAATAAGATATTCGGCGAATATTGCTCAACCTGACATTGCGACCATAACAAATATTGGCGACTCCCATTTGGAGTTCCTTATCAACAGAAAGGGAGTCAGAAAAGAGAAGGAAGCACTGCTCGAGGTAACTGCTGCCAGAGGTGGAAAGGTTATTCTAAACTGCGATGATCCTTTCCTCAAGAGGATGATAAGGGAATATCCTGACGCAACAAAAATTTCGATGAAAAACCGGATGGATGTTTCCGGCACAGTCTTAAACTATTCCGAGTCCGGTTTGCCGGTCATGAAAATAGAAGCAGGTAACAACTCAGTCAGATTTGAACTTCCTTTGTACGGCAAAAAAAATTGTGATAATGCACTCATGGCTTCTGCAATTGCACTTGAGTGCGGAATGACTCTTCAGGAGATCGGGGAGGCATTCAGTCTGGTAAAGGCTCCCAAGGGAAGAATGAACAGAAGCACACTTGACGGTTTTGATGTAATCGATGATACCTATAATGCAAATCCTGAGAGTATGAAAAGTGCTTTCGAAGCGATGAAAAAAGATATCATCCATGAGAGAAAAATCGTGATTCTTGGAGACATGTTCGAACTTGGTGAAAACGCTGTGCAGATGCATATTGACCTGGTACACTCACTAAAGAAAGGGAGGATAAAAACCCTCTTTCTTACCGGGAAGAATATGAAGCACCTCCACTCCGCAGCAAAAGCTGAAGGTATTAATTCGACATACTTCACTTCCAAAGAGAAAATGATTGAATACCTGAGAAATTATGAATTCAGAAACTCCCTTGTTCTCGTAAAAGGTTCGCGAGGAATGCAAATGGAGGTAATTGTTAATTTCCTGAAAGAAAAAGGCAATTAG
- the murG gene encoding undecaprenyldiphospho-muramoylpentapeptide beta-N-acetylglucosaminyltransferase, translated as MRIMFTGGGTGGHIFPAIAVAERVRDMVPDCDILFLGTRDKIEGKVVPEAGFKFKSIWISGFARKSIKENLLFPVKLVVSIIQSIAIAMKFKPQAIVATGGYVSGPSVTGAHIMGAKVFLIEPNSYPGITTRLLEKKATEIHLMFKDAASYLRLKERIFVTGNPVRKDLTSVSREESRKKLGIGLDRKVLLVMGGSLGAKAINNAIAGSLEKFKEAGIFLLWQTGALSFEEYRKYESENVKVLSFIDDVNEVYAAADLVTARAGATTIAELVYLRKPAILVPFPYAAENHQYKNARSMSDEGAAVLIEEKEISLQLAEEIVMLISDSARLGEIRKNQERIGGIDAAKEIAGRVVNACRSGII; from the coding sequence ATGAGAATCATGTTCACGGGCGGAGGAACCGGGGGACATATTTTTCCGGCGATTGCTGTCGCTGAACGGGTCAGGGACATGGTTCCCGATTGCGATATTCTTTTCCTGGGCACCAGGGATAAAATAGAGGGAAAAGTTGTTCCTGAAGCCGGATTTAAATTTAAAAGTATCTGGATTTCAGGTTTTGCGAGAAAAAGCATAAAAGAGAATCTGCTTTTCCCTGTGAAACTGGTGGTGAGCATAATTCAGTCGATAGCAATTGCGATGAAATTTAAACCACAGGCAATAGTTGCGACGGGTGGATATGTTTCGGGACCATCGGTAACAGGTGCTCACATTATGGGTGCAAAAGTATTTTTAATTGAGCCAAACAGTTATCCGGGAATTACGACACGGCTTCTTGAAAAAAAGGCAACCGAAATACACCTGATGTTTAAGGATGCAGCCTCTTATCTGCGGTTGAAGGAAAGAATTTTTGTAACGGGTAATCCGGTAAGGAAGGATCTGACTTCAGTATCCCGTGAAGAATCCCGTAAAAAACTGGGAATCGGACTCGACAGGAAAGTTTTGCTGGTAATGGGTGGAAGTCTGGGTGCAAAGGCAATTAATAATGCAATTGCTGGTTCTCTGGAGAAATTCAAAGAAGCGGGAATATTTTTATTGTGGCAGACGGGAGCATTATCTTTCGAGGAGTACAGGAAATATGAATCGGAAAATGTAAAGGTTCTCTCATTTATTGATGATGTAAACGAAGTTTATGCCGCTGCAGATCTGGTGACAGCCAGAGCGGGAGCCACAACAATTGCGGAACTTGTCTATTTGAGGAAGCCGGCTATACTTGTTCCGTTTCCTTATGCTGCTGAAAATCATCAGTATAAGAATGCCCGGTCGATGTCGGACGAGGGTGCCGCGGTTTTGATTGAGGAAAAAGAAATTTCCCTCCAGCTTGCAGAAGAAATTGTAATGCTGATTTCTGATTCAGCAAGACTGGGAGAGATCAGAAAAAATCAGGAAAGAATTGGCGGAATTGACGCCGCAAAAGAGATCGCCGGCAGAGTGGTAAATGCCTGCAGATCCGGAATTATTTAG